One Bradyrhizobium zhanjiangense DNA segment encodes these proteins:
- a CDS encoding acyl-CoA dehydrogenase family protein — protein MIERTIFREEHEIFRQTVRRFVEREIVPFHAQWEEDGIVPRDLWLKAGAAGLLCCTVPEEYGGMGLDYLFDVVVFEELWRAGASGPGFLIHTDLVATYLLSFGSEAQKRKWLPKMVSGEAIGSLGMTEPHAGSDLKAIRTRAARDGDDFVINGQKVFISNGQLCDFIVLATKTDGQAGAKGVTLFIVESNRPGFKRGRNLEKLGMRAQDTSELFFDNVRIPASNMLGAEGRGFAQMMTKLSQERLAQAIRSATVAETVIDWTLQYTSERSAFGQKLADFQNTQFKLAELRTKAAVARVFTDKCIALFMEGKLDPVDAAMAKMFTSELHCETVDECLQLFGGWGYMWEYPIARAYADARVVKIAGGSIEIMKTIIARQMYSQRGYDIQKNGSAA, from the coding sequence ATGATCGAGCGCACGATCTTCCGCGAGGAACACGAGATTTTCCGGCAGACGGTCCGCCGCTTCGTCGAGCGCGAAATCGTGCCCTTTCACGCCCAGTGGGAAGAGGACGGCATCGTCCCGCGAGATTTATGGTTGAAAGCCGGCGCGGCCGGCCTTCTCTGCTGCACCGTGCCCGAGGAATATGGCGGCATGGGCCTCGACTACCTTTTCGATGTCGTCGTGTTCGAAGAGCTCTGGCGGGCCGGCGCCAGCGGTCCCGGCTTTCTCATCCACACCGACCTGGTCGCCACCTACCTTCTGTCCTTCGGAAGCGAGGCTCAGAAGCGCAAATGGCTGCCCAAGATGGTATCCGGCGAAGCCATCGGCTCGCTGGGCATGACGGAACCTCACGCCGGCAGTGACCTCAAGGCGATCCGCACCCGCGCTGCGCGCGACGGCGACGACTTCGTCATCAACGGCCAGAAGGTCTTCATCTCCAACGGCCAGCTTTGTGACTTCATCGTGCTCGCGACCAAGACCGACGGCCAGGCCGGCGCGAAGGGCGTGACCCTGTTCATCGTCGAGAGCAACCGGCCCGGTTTCAAGCGCGGCCGAAATCTGGAAAAGCTCGGCATGAGGGCGCAAGATACCTCCGAGCTGTTCTTCGACAATGTCCGCATTCCCGCCAGCAACATGCTCGGCGCGGAAGGCCGGGGCTTTGCGCAGATGATGACAAAACTATCGCAGGAGCGTCTGGCTCAGGCCATCCGGTCGGCGACCGTTGCCGAGACCGTGATCGACTGGACCCTGCAATATACCTCCGAACGAAGCGCCTTCGGCCAGAAGCTCGCCGACTTCCAGAACACGCAGTTCAAGCTGGCCGAGCTCAGGACCAAGGCCGCCGTCGCGCGTGTCTTCACCGACAAGTGCATAGCCCTGTTCATGGAAGGGAAGCTCGATCCCGTCGACGCCGCCATGGCCAAGATGTTCACGTCCGAGCTGCACTGCGAGACCGTTGACGAGTGCCTGCAACTCTTCGGCGGCTGGGGCTATATGTGGGAATATCCGATCGCCAGGGCTTATGCCGACGCGCGCGTGGTGAAGATCGCCGGCGGCTCGATCGAGATCATGAAGACGATCATCGCGCGCCAAATGTACTCGCAGCGCGGATACGACATCCAGAAGAACGGGTCGGCCGCATAG
- a CDS encoding ABC transporter substrate-binding protein: MRTSILVSASILFLSGAAFEAGAAEEQYGPGVTDTEIKIGQTVPYSGPASAFSSYGRVMTGYFQMLNEAGGINGRKVNLFSLDNAFSPPKAIEQTRKLIDDDGVLAEVGTVGTVPNVAVQKYLNQNKVPQVFISAGGRRFNDPRSFPWTVPFYPPFEMEGATFGKFILKKMPNARIAVLYQNDDYGKDYLTGLKAGLGSDGQAKIVAEASYELSYPTIDSEILKLKAAGADTLVYFTTPKFAAQGIKKANEINWKPVQFLASPVNSIQGVLTPAGLDNVQGAYTTQFAKQANDPAWAEDAEVKDYVAFMKKWAPNDSPNDFIALSGYINAQAIAKGLQRCGDNLTRENLLAQATSFNKERVGMLLPGIELTNSKENYAPYRSLRMAIFDKTSWKLLDE; the protein is encoded by the coding sequence ATGAGAACTTCGATTTTGGTCAGCGCTTCGATCCTGTTCCTATCCGGCGCGGCATTCGAGGCCGGCGCCGCCGAAGAGCAATATGGCCCAGGTGTTACCGACACCGAGATCAAGATCGGCCAGACCGTCCCCTATAGCGGGCCGGCATCGGCCTTCTCGAGCTATGGCCGCGTGATGACCGGCTATTTCCAGATGCTGAATGAGGCGGGTGGAATCAACGGCAGGAAAGTCAACCTGTTCTCCCTCGACAACGCGTTCAGCCCGCCCAAGGCCATCGAACAGACCCGCAAGCTGATCGATGACGACGGCGTTCTGGCCGAGGTCGGGACCGTGGGCACCGTGCCCAACGTAGCCGTTCAAAAATATCTCAACCAGAACAAGGTGCCCCAGGTCTTCATCTCGGCCGGCGGCCGCCGCTTCAACGACCCCCGGAGCTTCCCATGGACTGTGCCGTTCTACCCGCCGTTCGAGATGGAGGGCGCCACCTTCGGCAAGTTCATTCTCAAGAAGATGCCGAACGCCAGGATCGCCGTGCTCTACCAGAACGACGACTACGGCAAGGACTACCTTACCGGCCTCAAGGCCGGCCTGGGCTCTGATGGTCAGGCGAAGATCGTGGCGGAAGCCTCCTACGAGCTCAGCTATCCGACGATCGATTCCGAGATCCTCAAGCTCAAGGCCGCGGGCGCCGATACGCTGGTCTATTTCACGACGCCGAAATTTGCGGCCCAGGGGATCAAGAAGGCGAACGAGATAAACTGGAAGCCGGTGCAGTTCCTGGCCAGCCCCGTCAACTCGATCCAGGGCGTGCTGACGCCTGCCGGGCTCGACAACGTCCAGGGCGCCTATACGACCCAATTCGCCAAGCAGGCCAACGATCCCGCCTGGGCCGAGGATGCAGAGGTGAAGGACTACGTCGCCTTCATGAAGAAATGGGCCCCGAACGACAGCCCGAACGACTTCATTGCGCTGTCCGGCTACATCAATGCGCAGGCCATCGCAAAAGGCCTGCAGCGATGCGGTGACAATCTGACCCGCGAGAACCTGCTCGCGCAGGCGACAAGCTTCAACAAGGAGCGTGTCGGCATGCTCCTTCCGGGAATCGAGCTCACCAATTCCAAGGAGAACTATGCCCCCTACCGCTCCTTGCGCATGGCAATCTTCGACAAGACGTCCTGGAAGCTGCTCGACGAGTAG
- a CDS encoding MaoC/PaaZ C-terminal domain-containing protein yields the protein MDLDHVVARRFAPIHQTYDWRDSALYALGLGMGDDPLDEDELAYVYEGRDQRAVPSMSVTLGWPPLWIAEPKTGIAWTKALHGEQRLTLHRPLPVSASIRAEHRVSAVEDKGRTRGALLYFDTELFDAASGERLATLRATEFLRGDGGCGNYGLPPAAIAPIGSDGRPSASIAYRTPYQAALLYRLVSRDYMPIHADPAVAREAGLDRPISHGLNTLGLACRAILKRYASGRPELIDAMAARFVAPAFPGDTIRIDMFEEGDVIRFRAWAAERHTMVIDPGECRLTAA from the coding sequence ATGGACCTTGATCATGTCGTCGCCCGGCGCTTCGCGCCGATCCACCAAACCTACGATTGGCGCGATTCCGCCCTTTACGCGCTCGGCCTTGGCATGGGCGACGATCCGCTGGACGAGGACGAATTGGCCTATGTGTACGAAGGCCGCGATCAACGCGCCGTGCCCAGCATGAGCGTGACGCTCGGCTGGCCGCCGCTGTGGATCGCCGAGCCCAAAACGGGGATTGCCTGGACCAAGGCCCTGCATGGCGAGCAGCGCCTCACGCTGCATCGCCCGCTTCCGGTCAGCGCATCCATCCGCGCCGAGCACCGTGTCAGCGCGGTCGAAGACAAGGGACGGACGCGCGGCGCCCTCCTCTATTTCGATACCGAGCTGTTCGACGCCGCCAGCGGCGAGCGACTGGCAACCCTTCGGGCGACGGAATTCCTGCGCGGCGACGGCGGCTGCGGCAACTACGGTTTGCCGCCCGCCGCGATTGCGCCGATTGGTAGCGACGGAAGACCCAGCGCCAGCATCGCCTATCGAACGCCGTACCAGGCCGCCTTGCTGTATCGCCTTGTCAGCCGCGACTACATGCCAATCCACGCCGACCCGGCGGTGGCTCGCGAGGCCGGCTTGGACCGCCCGATCTCGCACGGCCTTAACACGCTGGGCCTCGCCTGCCGCGCCATCTTGAAGCGTTACGCTTCGGGTCGTCCCGAGCTGATCGACGCGATGGCAGCACGATTTGTCGCGCCCGCATTTCCCGGCGACACGATCCGGATCGACATGTTCGAGGAAGGCGATGTCATCAGGTTCAGGGCGTGGGCGGCGGAGCGGCACACTATGGTGATCGATCCCGGCGAATGCCGGCTAACGGCGGCCTGA
- a CDS encoding SDR family oxidoreductase, which yields MKGLSGKVAVVTGGGQGIGRGLTLRLAEEGCKIAIFDINPQGGEETAQLAPQAIIKTYAVDVGDADSVNAAVARVEAELGPIWLLVNNAGWDRPMPFLKTDRELWDRIIRINLYGPLNTHKAIAPLMAERGGGRIVNIASDAARVGTSDEAVYSACKGGLISFTKSLARELARKNVLLNAVCPGPTNTPMMAAVLGEGEHAVKWKDAMLRGIPLRRMGEPDDYGGIVAMLASDDGKFITGQTISVSGGMNMI from the coding sequence TTGAAGGGCCTATCGGGAAAAGTTGCCGTCGTGACCGGCGGCGGACAGGGCATCGGACGAGGATTGACGCTGCGGTTGGCCGAAGAGGGCTGTAAGATCGCGATCTTCGACATCAATCCGCAAGGCGGCGAAGAGACCGCACAGCTCGCACCGCAGGCCATCATCAAGACCTATGCCGTCGATGTGGGCGATGCGGATTCCGTCAACGCCGCGGTCGCCAGGGTCGAGGCCGAGCTCGGGCCGATCTGGCTCCTGGTCAACAATGCCGGCTGGGATCGGCCGATGCCGTTCCTGAAGACCGACCGGGAGCTGTGGGACAGGATCATCCGCATCAACCTCTATGGGCCGCTCAATACCCACAAGGCGATTGCACCGTTGATGGCGGAGCGCGGCGGGGGCCGGATCGTCAATATCGCATCCGATGCGGCGCGCGTTGGCACCAGCGACGAGGCCGTCTACTCCGCCTGCAAGGGCGGACTCATTTCCTTCACCAAGTCGCTGGCGCGCGAACTTGCGCGCAAGAACGTCCTGCTCAATGCCGTCTGCCCCGGCCCCACCAATACGCCGATGATGGCGGCGGTGCTGGGCGAAGGCGAGCACGCCGTGAAATGGAAGGATGCAATGCTCAGAGGCATCCCGCTCCGCCGCATGGGCGAGCCTGACGATTACGGCGGGATCGTCGCGATGCTTGCGTCCGACGACGGCAAATTCATCACCGGACAAACCATCTCCGTCTCCGGCGGAATGAACATGATCTAA
- a CDS encoding enoyl-CoA hydratase-related protein, which translates to MTDPKQFTDVIYEIRDRAAWIIINRPKVYNAFRARTLDELIQAFQLAGNDRNVASIVLTGAGEKAFCTGGDQSAHEGQYDGRGVVGLPIDEIQGLIRDVPKPVIARVNGFAIGGGNVLATLCDLTIAADHAQFGQVGPKVGSVDAGWGTAFLARHVGDKKAREIWYLNERYTAEQAREMGLVNKVVPMAQLDAAVKDWTDKLAQRSPTALALAKRSFNADSDNIRGISNFALHAVKLFYDTAESKEGVAAFNEKRDPDFHKFAR; encoded by the coding sequence ATGACTGATCCCAAGCAATTCACCGACGTCATCTACGAAATCCGCGACCGCGCCGCGTGGATCATCATCAACCGTCCGAAGGTCTACAACGCCTTCCGCGCGCGGACGCTGGACGAGCTCATCCAGGCCTTCCAGCTCGCCGGCAACGACCGCAATGTCGCCAGCATCGTGCTCACCGGCGCTGGCGAGAAGGCGTTCTGCACTGGCGGCGATCAATCGGCCCATGAAGGCCAATATGACGGCCGCGGCGTGGTCGGCTTGCCGATCGACGAGATCCAGGGTCTGATCCGCGACGTGCCGAAACCCGTGATCGCCCGGGTCAACGGCTTTGCCATCGGCGGCGGCAACGTGCTCGCAACGCTCTGCGATTTGACCATCGCCGCCGACCACGCCCAATTCGGCCAGGTCGGCCCCAAGGTCGGCTCGGTGGACGCCGGCTGGGGAACGGCCTTCCTCGCCCGTCATGTCGGCGACAAGAAGGCGCGGGAGATCTGGTATCTGAACGAGCGCTATACCGCCGAACAGGCGCGCGAGATGGGTCTCGTCAACAAGGTCGTCCCCATGGCGCAGCTCGACGCTGCCGTAAAGGATTGGACCGACAAGCTCGCGCAGCGCTCGCCGACCGCGCTCGCGCTCGCGAAGCGATCCTTCAACGCAGATTCCGACAATATCCGCGGCATCAGCAACTTCGCGCTCCACGCCGTAAAGCTGTTTTACGACACGGCGGAATCGAAGGAAGGTGTCGCGGCCTTCAACGAAAAGCGCGATCCGGACTTCCACAAGTTTGCGCGCTAG
- a CDS encoding aminoglycoside phosphotransferase family protein has product MAASGAMALAALKIGGRVAFERLMRPKARRAEDVPCSPGAVTPEWLTAVLCQRSPGAVVTDVVVKPASAGTHERHQLIVRYNDAGQRAGLPRSMFTKSLPSVVTRMIGGFNGTARVEGRFYMQLRPQLEIEAPIGYHAAFDRQTYASILLLEDMVATKSATFCNYKTYVDREMAEDMVDVLAALHARFYGDSELSARYPWVASYPRWFTIGAEKMSLEHYTRKAFDAAAHVIPKSVLAQRDAVWPAAVQALAVHDNEPQGLIHSDVHIGNWYRTGAGKMGLCDWQCLARGHWSRDFSYAVTAALTPDDRRNWEKDLLRRYLDRFAALTGTRPDFDRSFLNYRQQMVHALLMWTITLCHSPLLPAMQSEATTLAMIERISTAMADLDSLRS; this is encoded by the coding sequence ATGGCTGCCTCGGGCGCAATGGCACTGGCCGCGCTGAAGATTGGCGGGCGCGTCGCCTTCGAACGTCTGATGCGGCCGAAGGCCCGCCGCGCGGAGGATGTTCCGTGCTCGCCCGGGGCCGTCACGCCGGAGTGGCTGACCGCCGTGCTCTGTCAAAGAAGTCCCGGCGCTGTCGTCACCGACGTCGTGGTGAAGCCTGCGAGCGCCGGGACGCACGAACGCCACCAGTTGATCGTCAGGTACAACGACGCGGGCCAGCGCGCAGGCTTGCCGCGGTCGATGTTCACGAAGTCGCTGCCGAGCGTCGTCACACGCATGATCGGCGGCTTCAATGGCACCGCGCGGGTCGAGGGCCGCTTCTACATGCAGCTGCGGCCGCAGCTTGAGATCGAGGCGCCGATCGGCTATCACGCGGCGTTCGATCGCCAGACCTACGCCTCGATTCTTCTCCTGGAGGACATGGTCGCAACCAAATCGGCGACCTTTTGCAACTACAAGACCTACGTTGACCGCGAGATGGCTGAGGACATGGTCGATGTTCTTGCCGCGCTGCATGCGCGCTTCTACGGCGATAGCGAGCTTTCGGCACGGTATCCGTGGGTTGCCAGCTATCCGCGCTGGTTCACCATCGGCGCGGAAAAGATGAGCCTCGAGCACTACACCCGAAAGGCGTTCGATGCTGCCGCGCATGTCATCCCGAAGAGCGTGCTCGCGCAGCGTGACGCGGTCTGGCCGGCGGCTGTGCAAGCGCTTGCTGTCCACGACAACGAGCCGCAGGGACTGATCCATTCCGACGTGCATATCGGCAATTGGTACCGCACGGGGGCGGGGAAGATGGGCCTATGCGATTGGCAGTGCCTTGCCCGCGGTCACTGGTCGCGGGACTTTTCCTATGCCGTGACGGCGGCGCTGACACCGGACGACCGCCGCAACTGGGAGAAGGACCTGCTCCGTCGCTATCTCGACCGGTTCGCCGCATTGACGGGGACCAGGCCAGACTTCGACCGAAGTTTCCTCAACTATCGGCAGCAGATGGTGCATGCGCTCCTGATGTGGACGATTACGTTGTGCCATTCGCCTTTGTTGCCGGCCATGCAGTCGGAGGCGACGACGCTCGCGATGATTGAGCGAATCTCGACGGCGATGGCCGATCTGGATTCGTTGCGCAGCTGA
- a CDS encoding thiolase domain-containing protein: MTIKGKAYIAGIYEHPTRHAPDKSTAQLHAEVAKGTIEDAGLTKDDIDGYFFSGDAPGGAWPMVDYLGLKVRHVDGTDTGGCSYIIHLGHAAEAIAAGKCSIALITLAGKPRTGPAQVRAPGAEADFETAYGATTHNAYGMCAMRHMHDYGTTSEQLAWIKVAASHHAQYNPHAMLKDVVTVEDVVNSPMISDPLHRLDCCVVTDGGGALIVTTPEIAKSLKKPLVRLIGHGEAMKGPRGGKDLDLTCSAGVWSGPRAFEEAGITPKDIKYASIYDSFTITVLMQLEDLGFCKKGEGGKFVADGNLISGVGRLPFNTDGGGLCSNHPVNRGGMTKIIEAVRQLRGEAHPKVQVKNCDLAIAHGTGGLLGVRHAASTAILERV, encoded by the coding sequence TTGACCATCAAAGGTAAGGCATACATAGCCGGGATCTATGAGCACCCAACTCGGCACGCGCCGGACAAATCCACCGCACAACTCCATGCCGAGGTCGCCAAGGGCACGATCGAGGATGCCGGGCTTACCAAGGACGACATCGACGGCTACTTCTTCTCCGGCGATGCGCCGGGCGGCGCCTGGCCGATGGTCGATTATCTCGGGTTGAAGGTACGTCACGTCGACGGCACGGATACCGGCGGCTGCTCCTACATCATCCATCTCGGGCACGCGGCCGAGGCGATCGCGGCCGGAAAATGTTCGATTGCGCTCATCACGCTTGCGGGCAAGCCGCGCACCGGTCCCGCGCAGGTGCGTGCCCCGGGCGCCGAGGCCGATTTCGAGACCGCCTATGGCGCAACCACCCACAACGCCTACGGCATGTGCGCCATGCGCCACATGCACGACTATGGCACCACAAGCGAGCAGCTCGCCTGGATCAAGGTCGCTGCCTCCCATCACGCGCAATACAATCCGCATGCGATGCTGAAAGACGTCGTCACCGTCGAGGATGTCGTTAACTCGCCAATGATTTCCGATCCGCTGCACAGGCTCGACTGCTGCGTCGTCACGGACGGCGGCGGCGCGCTTATCGTGACCACGCCAGAGATCGCCAAGAGCCTGAAGAAGCCTTTAGTGCGCCTGATCGGCCATGGTGAGGCAATGAAGGGTCCCCGTGGCGGTAAGGATCTCGATCTCACTTGCTCCGCCGGCGTCTGGTCCGGCCCGCGCGCCTTCGAGGAGGCCGGCATCACGCCGAAGGACATCAAATACGCCTCGATCTATGACAGCTTCACCATCACGGTGTTGATGCAGCTCGAGGACCTCGGCTTCTGCAAGAAGGGCGAGGGCGGCAAGTTCGTCGCCGATGGCAACCTGATCTCCGGTGTCGGCAGGCTGCCGTTCAACACCGACGGTGGTGGCCTGTGCAGCAACCATCCCGTCAACCGCGGCGGCATGACCAAGATCATCGAGGCCGTCAGGCAGTTGCGCGGCGAGGCGCATCCGAAGGTGCAGGTCAAGAACTGCGATCTCGCCATCGCCCACGGCACCGGCGGCCTGCTTGGCGTCCGCCACGCCGCCTCGACGGCCATTCTGGAGCGCGTGTGA
- a CDS encoding Zn-ribbon domain-containing OB-fold protein, which translates to MSEAKKYPAPTTNPETTPFWEAAKAGKFLIKRCTACGEAHYFPRAICPFCFSDKTVWEESSGEGAIYTYSLMRKSPTGPYAIGYVTLKEGPSLQTNFVDCDLTTLKIGQKVKVVFKPTDGAPLPFFTPA; encoded by the coding sequence ATGAGTGAAGCGAAAAAATATCCGGCCCCGACGACCAATCCCGAGACCACGCCGTTCTGGGAGGCCGCGAAGGCGGGCAAGTTCCTGATCAAGCGCTGCACCGCCTGTGGCGAAGCGCACTACTTCCCGCGCGCGATCTGTCCGTTCTGCTTCTCCGACAAGACGGTGTGGGAGGAGTCTTCGGGCGAGGGCGCGATCTACACCTACAGCCTGATGCGGAAGTCGCCGACCGGGCCTTATGCGATCGGCTACGTCACGCTGAAGGAGGGCCCGTCGCTCCAGACCAATTTCGTCGATTGCGATCTCACGACGCTGAAGATCGGCCAGAAGGTGAAGGTGGTGTTTAAGCCCACGGATGGCGCGCCGCTGCCGTTCTTCACGCCGGCCTGA
- a CDS encoding CaiB/BaiF CoA transferase family protein — MSRPLEGIKVLDLSKVLAGPLCAQYLGDLGAEVIKVEAVGQGDETRGWPPFPAPGLGTVFLSANRNKRSIAINMKSDKGRKLVHELAKSADVAIESFGTGVAERLGIDAASLCALNDRLVHCSISGFGRTGPLRNSPGYDVILQAFSGIMSMTGDEGGGHIRSPISPIDQMTGVHAFSGILASLFAREKSGRGAAIQVSLFDTALGLLGYNLQTFWERGTQPAKCGSSHESLCPYQAFEAADGPIMIGVANDNLWRKFCAVAGLNGIVDDPKFRTNADRVKHRGETLRHVQAVIATKTVEHWNAALNEVGIPCSPINTLAQLLDHPHTKADKLIMQYDHPAAGRLNCVGHPVTFVGEERSPGLPPPTLGQHTDDVLKDMGLCAASIAELRREEIVS, encoded by the coding sequence GTGTCCAGACCTCTTGAAGGTATCAAGGTTCTCGATCTGTCGAAGGTGCTCGCAGGCCCGCTGTGCGCGCAATATCTCGGTGATCTCGGCGCCGAGGTGATCAAGGTCGAAGCTGTAGGGCAGGGGGATGAGACGCGGGGGTGGCCGCCATTTCCTGCGCCCGGGCTAGGCACGGTGTTTCTGAGTGCCAATCGCAACAAGCGCAGCATTGCGATCAACATGAAGTCCGACAAGGGGCGCAAGCTCGTGCACGAGCTCGCCAAGTCCGCCGATGTCGCGATCGAAAGCTTCGGTACGGGCGTTGCCGAGCGGTTGGGAATCGATGCCGCGAGCCTGTGCGCGCTGAACGATCGATTGGTCCATTGCAGCATCTCCGGCTTTGGCCGGACGGGTCCTCTCAGGAATTCGCCCGGCTATGATGTGATCTTGCAGGCGTTCAGCGGCATCATGTCCATGACTGGCGACGAGGGCGGCGGCCATATCCGCAGCCCGATTTCACCGATCGACCAGATGACCGGCGTTCATGCTTTCAGCGGCATACTTGCGAGCCTGTTTGCGCGAGAGAAGTCGGGCAGGGGAGCGGCGATCCAGGTGTCGCTGTTCGACACGGCTCTGGGGCTTCTCGGCTACAATCTCCAGACGTTCTGGGAGCGGGGAACGCAGCCGGCCAAGTGTGGCTCGAGCCATGAGTCCCTATGCCCGTATCAAGCCTTCGAGGCCGCGGACGGACCGATCATGATCGGCGTGGCCAACGACAACCTTTGGCGCAAGTTCTGCGCAGTCGCGGGCCTGAACGGGATCGTGGATGACCCGAAATTCAGAACCAACGCCGATCGGGTCAAGCACCGTGGCGAAACATTGCGCCACGTCCAGGCGGTGATCGCGACCAAGACCGTCGAGCATTGGAACGCAGCGCTGAACGAGGTCGGCATTCCCTGCTCGCCGATCAACACGCTGGCGCAACTTCTCGACCATCCGCATACAAAGGCCGACAAGCTCATCATGCAATATGATCATCCTGCAGCGGGGCGGTTGAATTGCGTCGGCCATCCCGTGACGTTTGTCGGAGAAGAGCGCAGCCCCGGCCTGCCGCCGCCGACTCTCGGGCAGCACACAGACGACGTGCTGAAGGACATGGGTCTTTGCGCCGCGAGCATCGCCGAGCTGCGCCGCGAGGAGATCGTGAGCTGA
- a CDS encoding enoyl-CoA hydratase-related protein yields the protein MTVGPELKQFRIEVSEQRVLHLIFDMPGRSMNVFSNAAIEELGRFADWLRQSDVAGVVIRSGKSSAFCAGADLAELETAYDMIMAAPSGERDRLAFDHFFRLSHGLRKLETAGKPVAVAIAGLALGGGCEFALAAHRRVIVDHPQATFGLPESLVGLLPGGGGTQRLPRLIGMEAALPVLLEGARLAGQAAIAAGLAHELVAPGEEVAAAERWVLSRPQATQPWDRPNWRAPDAERVSATIGEKRSKMLAETLGHYPALSAILDCVEHGLPQDFDTAIRTEMQIFAKLIQRREPRNMIRTLFLGRLDHERLKKKGMNPKITEAVASVSNVLGVQSERGKELSEAFARAGFRVEQTRKVEFDGRVAGAVYWHDDEPRTWGKELLRARLADAEVAAAGWRSQLDESERRAADYVLVTQAGFPAYLGGLFAAKLK from the coding sequence ATGACCGTCGGGCCGGAGCTGAAGCAGTTTCGCATCGAAGTGTCGGAGCAGCGCGTCCTGCACCTCATCTTTGACATGCCGGGACGATCGATGAACGTGTTCTCGAATGCGGCAATCGAGGAGCTTGGCCGGTTTGCGGACTGGCTCAGGCAAAGCGATGTGGCGGGCGTCGTCATCCGTTCCGGCAAATCGTCCGCCTTCTGCGCAGGCGCGGATCTGGCCGAGCTGGAAACGGCCTACGACATGATCATGGCGGCGCCGTCCGGCGAGCGCGATCGTCTTGCGTTCGATCATTTCTTTCGATTGAGCCATGGTCTGCGCAAGCTCGAGACGGCCGGCAAGCCGGTCGCGGTGGCAATCGCCGGCCTCGCCCTGGGCGGCGGCTGCGAATTTGCACTGGCGGCGCATCGCCGGGTGATTGTCGACCACCCGCAAGCAACGTTCGGCTTGCCGGAATCACTCGTTGGATTGCTGCCAGGGGGCGGCGGAACCCAGCGATTGCCGCGGCTGATCGGGATGGAGGCGGCGCTACCCGTGTTGCTCGAAGGTGCGCGGCTCGCCGGGCAGGCGGCCATCGCAGCCGGACTTGCGCATGAATTGGTAGCGCCAGGCGAGGAAGTCGCTGCCGCCGAGCGCTGGGTGCTGTCGCGACCGCAGGCCACGCAGCCCTGGGATCGGCCGAATTGGCGGGCCCCGGATGCGGAGCGCGTGAGCGCGACCATCGGAGAGAAACGAAGCAAGATGCTGGCCGAGACGCTCGGTCACTATCCGGCTCTCTCCGCCATTCTCGACTGCGTCGAGCACGGGCTCCCGCAGGACTTCGATACGGCCATCCGGACGGAGATGCAGATCTTCGCAAAGCTGATCCAGCGGCGGGAACCGCGCAACATGATTAGGACATTGTTCCTTGGCCGGCTCGATCATGAGCGGCTGAAGAAGAAGGGAATGAACCCCAAGATCACCGAAGCCGTGGCTTCCGTCTCGAACGTGCTCGGCGTCCAGTCGGAGCGTGGCAAGGAGCTGTCGGAGGCATTTGCGCGAGCGGGCTTCCGGGTCGAGCAGACGCGCAAGGTCGAGTTCGATGGACGTGTCGCGGGCGCCGTCTATTGGCATGACGACGAGCCGAGGACCTGGGGCAAGGAGCTGCTACGCGCGCGGCTGGCGGATGCCGAGGTCGCTGCCGCGGGCTGGCGATCCCAACTTGATGAGTCCGAGCGGCGCGCTGCGGACTATGTCCTGGTCACGCAGGCGGGCTTTCCCGCCTATCTCGGTGGCCTCTTTGCCGCGAAGCTGAAGTAG